One region of Mycolicibacterium insubricum genomic DNA includes:
- a CDS encoding N-acyl-D-amino-acid deacylase family protein, which produces MFDLTITGGTVVDGTGADRYRADIGITGGRITEIRRCHGDDVGLREAPTAENIDATGRVVTPGFVDVHTHYDGQVSWDATLEPSSLHGVTTVVSGNCGVGFAPVRPGREQWLIELMEGVEDIPGSALAEGITWGWESFPEYLDAIEKRELAVDYGTQIAHGAVRGYAMGERGANNEEATADDIAVMARIVQEGIEAGALGFSTSRTEAHRAMDGQAVPGTYAAEMELFGLGKAMAAGGRAVFEVAPQGTAGESPAEACMHELDWMTRLSDEMDRPVSFTLIQASHAPDLWRRQLERAGKAQENGIAVYAQFAARPFGMLLGFPGYHAFTHRPTFRRLQESLDRDELAARLADPAVKAAILAETDLPPTPGVLLDGLFALAQYSADRIYAIGDPPDYEPTPDMTVAAIAAARGQDPLSTMYDLMLESDAGAMLMLPFFNYAEGDHSAIYEMMGHPAAVSGLSDGGAHCGLICDASYPTFLLTHWARDRHRGPRFSLEYVVRKQTLDTATLFGLDDRGVIRVGKKADLNVIDMTALQLGVPRMAYDLPAGGRRLLQDASGYDATVVSGVVTRRHGRDTGARPGRLVRGAQA; this is translated from the coding sequence ATGTTCGATCTGACCATCACCGGTGGCACCGTCGTCGACGGCACCGGCGCCGACCGCTACCGCGCCGACATCGGGATCACCGGCGGCCGGATCACCGAGATCCGGCGCTGCCACGGCGACGACGTCGGGCTGCGTGAGGCACCCACCGCGGAGAACATCGACGCCACCGGACGGGTGGTCACACCGGGATTCGTCGACGTGCACACCCACTACGACGGCCAGGTCAGCTGGGACGCCACCTTGGAGCCGTCCAGCCTGCACGGGGTGACCACCGTGGTCAGCGGCAACTGCGGGGTGGGCTTCGCCCCGGTGCGCCCGGGCCGGGAGCAATGGCTGATCGAGCTGATGGAAGGCGTCGAGGACATCCCGGGCTCGGCCCTGGCCGAGGGCATCACCTGGGGCTGGGAATCGTTCCCCGAGTACCTCGACGCCATCGAGAAGCGGGAACTGGCCGTCGATTACGGCACCCAGATCGCCCACGGCGCGGTCCGCGGCTACGCGATGGGTGAGCGCGGCGCCAACAACGAGGAAGCCACCGCCGACGACATCGCCGTGATGGCGCGGATCGTCCAGGAGGGCATCGAGGCCGGCGCGCTGGGCTTTTCGACGTCGCGGACCGAGGCGCACCGAGCGATGGACGGCCAGGCGGTACCGGGCACCTACGCCGCAGAGATGGAACTGTTCGGGCTGGGCAAGGCCATGGCCGCCGGCGGTCGGGCGGTCTTCGAGGTCGCGCCGCAGGGCACCGCCGGAGAGAGCCCCGCCGAGGCGTGTATGCACGAACTCGATTGGATGACCAGGCTTTCCGACGAGATGGACCGCCCGGTGTCATTCACCCTGATTCAGGCCAGTCACGCACCGGACCTGTGGCGACGCCAGCTGGAACGGGCCGGCAAAGCCCAGGAGAACGGGATCGCGGTCTACGCCCAGTTCGCCGCGCGGCCGTTCGGCATGCTGCTGGGTTTCCCCGGCTATCACGCGTTCACCCACCGACCGACCTTCCGCCGGCTGCAGGAGAGCCTGGATCGCGACGAGCTCGCCGCCCGGCTGGCCGATCCCGCCGTGAAGGCGGCGATCCTGGCGGAGACCGATCTGCCGCCGACCCCCGGGGTGCTGCTGGACGGCCTGTTCGCCCTCGCCCAGTACAGCGCCGACCGGATCTATGCGATCGGCGATCCCCCGGACTACGAGCCGACGCCGGACATGACGGTCGCCGCGATCGCGGCCGCCCGCGGGCAGGATCCGCTGTCGACGATGTACGACCTGATGCTGGAGTCCGATGCCGGCGCGATGCTGATGCTGCCGTTCTTCAACTATGCCGAGGGCGATCACAGCGCGATCTACGAGATGATGGGTCACCCGGCCGCGGTGTCGGGGCTGTCCGACGGCGGCGCGCACTGCGGGCTGATCTGCGACGCGTCCTACCCGACGTTCCTGCTGACGCACTGGGCGCGGGACCGCCACCGGGGCCCGAGATTCTCCCTGGAGTACGTCGTGCGGAAGCAGACACTGGATACCGCAACGCTTTTCGGCCTCGACGACCGCGGTGTCATCCGGGTCGGCAAGAAGGCCGACCTGAACGTCATCGACATGACGGCGTTGCAGCTGGGGGTGCCGCGAATGGCCTACGACCTGCCCGCGGGTGGGCGCCGGCTGCTGCAGGACGCGTCCGGTTACGACGCCACCGTGGTCAGCGGCGTGGTGACGCGGCGACACGGCCGCGATACCGGCGCCCGGCCCGGGCGCCTGGTGCGCGGCGCACAGGCCTGA
- the bfr gene encoding bacterioferritin, which yields MQGDPDVLKLLNEQLTSELTAINQYFLHSKMQDNWGFTELASKTREESFDEMRHAEAITDRILLLDGLPNYQRLFSLRVGQTLREQFEADLAIEYEVVARLKPGIIMCREKQDSTSASLLEGICADEESHIDYLETQLELMEKLGEQLYSAQCVSRPPS from the coding sequence ATGCAAGGCGACCCCGACGTCCTCAAATTGCTCAACGAGCAACTCACCAGCGAACTCACCGCCATCAACCAGTACTTCCTGCACTCGAAGATGCAGGACAACTGGGGCTTCACCGAACTGGCCTCGAAAACCCGCGAAGAATCCTTCGACGAGATGCGCCACGCCGAGGCCATCACCGACCGCATCCTGCTGCTCGACGGCCTGCCCAACTACCAGCGGCTGTTCTCGCTGCGGGTCGGGCAGACCCTGCGCGAACAGTTCGAGGCCGATCTCGCGATCGAATACGAGGTGGTGGCACGGCTCAAACCCGGCATCATCATGTGCCGGGAGAAGCAGGACAGCACCAGTGCCAGCCTGCTCGAGGGCATCTGCGCCGACGAGGAATCCCACATCGACTACCTGGAGACCCAGTTGGAGCTGATGGAGAAGCTCGGCGAGCAGCTGTACTCCGCGCAGTGCGTGTCCCGCCCGCCGAGTTGA
- a CDS encoding (2Fe-2S)-binding protein yields MFVCLCTGVTSHVVADVVANGACTSKQVAEACGAGSDCGRCRHTVRGMIEAYFREQDGCGEQHAVTAAAV; encoded by the coding sequence ATGTTCGTGTGCCTGTGCACCGGCGTCACCAGCCACGTTGTGGCCGACGTCGTGGCCAATGGCGCGTGCACGTCCAAACAGGTGGCAGAGGCATGCGGCGCGGGATCGGACTGCGGGCGGTGCCGGCACACGGTGCGCGGCATGATCGAGGCGTATTTCCGCGAACAAGACGGCTGCGGCGAACAGCATGCCGTCACCGCGGCTGCCGTCTAA
- a CDS encoding enoyl-CoA hydratase/isomerase family protein, translating into MLEIADENRVRTLTLDRPEALNAFNEALYDATTVALREAAADPEVAVVLLTGAGRAFSAGTDLGDLQAMATDPDFIPGEFGFNGLIDALSSFPKPLIVAINGIGLGIGTTILGFADLAFMSADARLKCPFTSLGVAPEAASSYLLPRLIGRQNAAWLLLSSEWVPADEALRMGLVWKVCPPGELLAEARRHAEVLASRPIASLMAVKATMTAPTEEAVAAARARENGFFATLLGSADNAAALTAFNSGSS; encoded by the coding sequence ATGCTGGAGATCGCCGATGAGAACCGTGTTCGGACACTGACACTGGACCGACCGGAGGCCCTCAACGCGTTCAACGAGGCGCTCTACGACGCAACCACCGTCGCGCTGCGGGAGGCCGCCGCCGACCCCGAGGTCGCGGTGGTTCTGCTGACCGGCGCCGGGCGTGCCTTCTCCGCCGGTACCGACCTCGGTGACCTGCAGGCCATGGCCACCGACCCCGACTTCATACCCGGCGAATTCGGCTTCAACGGATTGATCGACGCGCTGAGCAGTTTTCCGAAACCGCTGATCGTCGCGATCAACGGGATCGGGCTGGGCATCGGTACCACCATCCTGGGGTTCGCCGATCTGGCCTTCATGTCCGCCGACGCCCGGCTGAAGTGCCCGTTCACCAGCCTCGGCGTCGCACCGGAGGCGGCGTCGTCGTACCTGCTGCCCCGGCTGATCGGCCGGCAGAACGCCGCCTGGCTGCTGTTGTCCTCGGAGTGGGTGCCTGCCGACGAGGCCCTGCGGATGGGGCTGGTCTGGAAGGTGTGCCCGCCCGGGGAGCTACTGGCCGAGGCCCGTCGGCATGCCGAGGTACTCGCCTCGCGCCCGATCGCCAGCCTGATGGCGGTCAAGGCGACCATGACGGCTCCGACCGAGGAGGCCGTCGCGGCCGCCCGGGCCCGGGAGAACGGATTTTTTGCCACCCTGCTCGGGTCGGCCGACAACGCTGCGGCGCTGACCGCCTTCAACTCGGGCAGTTCTTAG
- a CDS encoding helix-turn-helix transcriptional regulator: MTRLFPGVPVDDLPRVMLGEHGFSAPLTRFIGRRTELADLRRLIADHRLMTLTGPGGVGKTRLAVQLAGSVATEFDAGAWYVDLASISDPTLVPVTVARTFGLPDWPVQTDETLTRFIGDRTLLVVLDNCEHLVEACADLVTVLLRACPGLTILATSREPIRMDGELIWPTPPLSPADEAVQLFADRARLARPEFTVGEDNAGTVTQLCRGLDGIPLAVELAAARVRAMSLTEILDGLHDRFGLLSGTARTAASRHQTLRASMDWSHALLSEPEQVVFRRLAVFLGGFELDAAHAVAGDPGAPRHQILDELALLVDKSLVVADDRGHRTRYQLLETVRQYALDKLREAGDADTVWARHRDHYTRWFAAPVSFDLQAHVERAEIEIDNLRAAFTWSQEHGDHELAARLASSLQPLWLTGGRISEGLAWFGAVLAHGSVLAPAVRARVLADRVTLETLTGSLYRVEEAQEALTIARDLGDPALLAQALAAYGLTCGYSPGLAAPYFAEALELATALGDDWQLSRILSWQAFSAYAVGDPVGTLAAASRGLELADAVGDGSAARLCRWCIGLVQLLKADVTGAAELFRDVAADAGAAHDLMSSASGLMALGIALAHRGDTDDARAVAHAAIEAAADLPGFQQGAGFGALVDVELSAGDVTAAVSAAEAAVRACPLTELLATNGNPVAKTALVSGDVDGARRSADEAVAVAAGTHQIPLLSTSIRIAIAAGDTCRAQRDARDALAIAAATGAHLALPDIVECVATLTARAGNAPTAVRLLGAAAGLRTRAGQVRFRVYDADQAAQVTALRNELGNSGFQAAWDAGAELSAEETIAYTLRGRGERKRPASGWASLTPTEIEVAGLVSAGLGNKEIGTRLFISPRTVQTHLTHIYAKLGVASRVQLVQEVSRHS; encoded by the coding sequence GTGACCCGGCTGTTCCCTGGCGTCCCGGTCGACGATCTCCCCCGCGTGATGCTCGGTGAGCACGGCTTCTCGGCACCGCTGACCAGATTTATCGGGCGTCGCACCGAACTGGCCGATCTGCGCCGGCTGATCGCCGACCACCGGTTGATGACCCTCACCGGGCCAGGTGGGGTGGGCAAGACCCGCCTGGCGGTGCAGCTGGCCGGTTCGGTCGCAACCGAATTCGACGCCGGAGCGTGGTACGTCGATCTCGCCTCGATCTCCGATCCCACGCTGGTGCCGGTCACTGTGGCACGCACGTTCGGGCTGCCCGACTGGCCGGTGCAGACCGACGAGACGCTCACCCGGTTCATCGGGGACCGCACGCTGCTGGTGGTGCTGGACAACTGCGAACACCTCGTCGAGGCCTGCGCGGACCTGGTGACGGTCCTACTGAGGGCGTGTCCCGGTCTGACAATCCTGGCGACCAGCCGCGAGCCGATCCGGATGGACGGCGAACTGATCTGGCCGACGCCACCGCTGTCCCCGGCCGACGAGGCTGTCCAGCTGTTCGCCGACCGCGCCCGGCTGGCCCGGCCGGAGTTCACCGTCGGTGAGGACAACGCCGGGACCGTGACCCAGTTGTGCCGGGGTCTCGACGGGATTCCCCTGGCGGTCGAGCTGGCCGCCGCGCGGGTGCGGGCGATGTCGCTCACCGAGATCCTCGACGGTCTGCACGACCGTTTCGGGTTGCTGTCGGGCACCGCGCGCACCGCGGCGTCGCGGCATCAGACGCTGCGCGCGTCGATGGATTGGTCGCACGCCCTGCTGTCCGAACCCGAGCAGGTGGTGTTCCGCCGGCTGGCGGTGTTCCTCGGCGGGTTCGAACTGGATGCCGCGCACGCCGTGGCCGGGGATCCCGGGGCGCCACGTCACCAGATCCTCGACGAGCTCGCCCTGCTGGTGGACAAGTCGCTGGTGGTCGCCGACGACCGTGGGCACCGGACCCGGTACCAACTGCTGGAGACGGTCCGCCAGTACGCACTGGACAAACTCCGCGAGGCCGGCGACGCTGACACCGTCTGGGCCCGGCACCGAGACCACTACACCCGTTGGTTCGCCGCCCCGGTGTCGTTCGACCTGCAGGCGCATGTCGAACGCGCCGAGATCGAGATCGACAACCTCCGTGCGGCTTTCACCTGGAGCCAGGAGCACGGCGATCACGAACTCGCAGCGCGGCTGGCGTCGTCGCTGCAACCGCTGTGGCTCACCGGCGGTCGGATATCGGAGGGGCTGGCCTGGTTCGGCGCCGTCCTGGCCCACGGTAGCGTCCTGGCTCCGGCGGTACGAGCGCGGGTCCTTGCCGACCGGGTCACCCTGGAGACGTTGACCGGTTCCCTCTACCGCGTCGAGGAGGCCCAGGAGGCGTTGACGATCGCCCGCGACCTGGGCGACCCGGCACTGCTTGCGCAAGCACTGGCCGCCTACGGGTTGACCTGTGGTTACAGCCCGGGGCTCGCCGCGCCGTATTTCGCGGAAGCGCTGGAACTGGCCACCGCGTTGGGTGATGACTGGCAGCTGAGCAGAATCCTGAGTTGGCAGGCGTTTTCGGCCTACGCGGTCGGCGACCCGGTCGGCACGCTCGCCGCCGCGAGCCGGGGGCTCGAGCTCGCCGACGCGGTCGGCGACGGTTCGGCCGCCCGGCTGTGCCGCTGGTGTATCGGGTTGGTGCAGTTGTTGAAAGCGGATGTGACGGGGGCGGCCGAACTGTTCCGGGACGTCGCGGCTGACGCCGGGGCTGCTCATGACCTGATGTCGTCGGCGTCCGGCCTGATGGCCCTGGGCATCGCGCTGGCGCATCGGGGCGACACCGACGACGCCCGCGCCGTCGCACACGCGGCCATCGAGGCCGCTGCCGATCTGCCGGGCTTCCAACAGGGTGCGGGTTTCGGCGCGCTGGTGGACGTGGAGCTGAGCGCCGGCGATGTGACGGCGGCGGTTTCGGCCGCCGAGGCGGCTGTGCGCGCGTGTCCGCTGACCGAGCTGCTGGCCACCAACGGCAACCCGGTCGCCAAGACGGCGTTGGTGTCCGGCGATGTCGACGGGGCACGGCGCAGCGCCGACGAAGCCGTGGCGGTGGCGGCCGGCACCCACCAGATCCCGTTGTTGTCGACCAGTATTCGGATTGCCATCGCCGCGGGCGACACCTGCCGGGCCCAGCGCGATGCTCGGGACGCGCTGGCGATCGCCGCGGCGACCGGAGCCCATCTGGCGCTCCCCGACATCGTGGAGTGCGTCGCGACACTGACCGCCCGGGCCGGCAACGCGCCGACGGCGGTGCGGTTGCTCGGTGCCGCGGCGGGCCTGCGAACGCGCGCCGGCCAGGTCCGCTTCCGAGTCTACGACGCCGATCAGGCCGCGCAGGTGACCGCCCTGCGCAACGAGCTGGGCAACAGCGGCTTTCAGGCGGCGTGGGACGCGGGCGCCGAACTGTCCGCCGAGGAGACGATCGCCTACACACTGCGCGGCCGCGGTGAACGCAAGCGGCCGGCCAGCGGCTGGGCGTCGCTCACCCCGACGGAGATCGAAGTGGCCGGGCTGGTCAGCGCTGGATTGGGGAACAAGGAAATCGGGACGCGGCTTTTCATCTCGCCGCGCACCGTGCAGACCCATCTGACCCACATCTACGCGAAGTTGGGCGTGGCCTCACGGGTGCAGCTCGTCCAGGAGGTGTCCAGACACAGCTGA